The genomic segment cgagatgaaaaaaaattagtataatactatggtatggaaataaagtagttgcaaaaGGCAAATTTTCATCACTTTTAGAACCACCAGCTGGGGAGCGATTAAATTCACCTGTATTGTACTCCTCGGTGGACATGAGCATTATCTGTCGTATAGATATCAACTCTGCCTTAAACTCTGCTCAAGTTTTCCCCGTCCAtacagaagtggttgaccattgtccttgcaatatggcataaaactcaggttcttgccactcatagacccactgaataggaggctctgactgaGCATCGGGGACAGGATAGTAGTACGGATAcgatctagaactactctccataCCATAATTGTTGGAATAGCtcccactatcttgtggtcTATCGTGGCCACCCTGTATGATATGCCTTTGTGAGGATGAGGCACCGCGGTCCTGTTCCTATGTGGCATGtgaaaactgactctcaccagtgaattgcacgAGAGCAACGGCAAAGGATAGGCATGGAGGAACATCGCCGCTCTGACTATCATCGTCATCGCTATCTGTCTTTGAGCTGCTAtcattcgattcttggtaagttgggctctttgggttACTATCCATACTCTCATcactttgcacttgtcttttgcccttacccttaatcttcttgctcttcttgtataTGCCATTTGCTTATTTCTCTTTCCTGTGTGTGTCACCTACCACTTTAGCAGCCCATTGCTGTAAATCTTGTGGGTTTGCTGTgtctgtcaccaggtgagtTGGCCAGGGTATGTCActgtctgtgtcctcctcatcaagctcaggGGGCAGTATTTGATCTAccggtctccatccagtcccaGAGCGAATTGTTTTCCtcgttcaatgtgagctccataagccgctgaaatggatcatcatcaataATCGACCTGATGCATGTATCCAAATTgttctgtattctcaggttgtagttgacatataccaacttatggagcttcttgtagcttaagcggttgcgaactttggtgtggataaatgcaaatgtactacagttcctctcacacccactagatgaagcgcactGAGACAGTAGGCGCTTGGCAAGCATTgttagtgtaggtgtagacgaaccaaacatagaccaccattgcgCTACAAGTAGATAAAGTGATATAAGGGTTGGAAAAGTAGATAAAGTGATGCAATGGTTAGATATGTCAATGCAATTCGTACTAGGTTGAGTCCTGCCATCACAAGCCATCAGTAAAGCGAGCAGACCTGCGAACGACAGAGACTTTGTCCAATATGTTTCAACCTCAATAAGTGCTTCTACAGCAGTACTAACATCGGTCATCCTCTCGAATGCCGCCCGGAGATCTTTAAACAAGTTTGGACTCGTGCCATACACGTAGTGCGTGCGGGGGTTCAGGGCTgccgctgcaagttgatgatcgaagcattagtaccataagcatAGAACCATAAGCATTAGTACAATAAGACTGCAAGTGGTAGAAGTGTATCATTGGCATCCATGTAGGTCCTTTTCACTAGATCATGCATTTTTCGATCGATAATTACCATGTACTTTTCAAAAGAATCCCTATCATTGTAATACAATGAATCGTACTCCTGCTTGACAAcggtgtatctcaggagcaccaCACTCAATGTTGGCACCTTGTCTTGATCAGCAAATCGGAGGAATGCATACAATGGCTGAATGGAATCGACAACCATTTTAAGATTGTCCCACCATGGTAAGCTGGATAGGAAACTATATGCAAATCTCCCAATATCATAACTAATGTAGCGAGACTGCTGgagctcactagatgccatcTATTGCATGAACATATCCTTTCGACGTAGAAAGCTATCAAGAAACAGATAGTTTATGCTAAATCTTGTGGCATTCGACCTCACCAACTCTGCACCAATCGCggccttcatcatttcatgtagcTTTGAATGATTATACAACCATCGCGATATGGACCTTGCACTTTGAATGACCATGTCATGTTCTCTAAATTcaccaactgatttcaacattaaatttatcgtatGAGCCACACAAGGCTACCACACATTAGTAGGATATTCCCTTCTGAGAACCTGACCTCACCTGCCCTTCTCTTGAACTTTTCCTTGTCCCTCGACTGAGACATGACACGCTGCACATGTTCCTCTTCCATGTCCACattatcgcttgtcaaatctacctgaACTCTTGCTGACTCTTGCCTCCGAAACCTCTCCTCAGCCTTTTCCTTCCTCTTGTCTCTTGCCCTATCTAGCTCTGAAATAATCACGCACATCTGGAGGTaccctatcacaatgtataacattcgatTCGCGCCCTGCCAAAtcttctttcaaccttgtggcaccaccgcctttctttttcttattgcagtaattgcacctaaacccagtggccaaattgtccccgtgctgccacaccacatctctatccgcCATCGATTAGTTTATATTGTCTCGgttggaagaagaaaactcaatggttaacctactaataattatgtccatgcatgttaaattaataaatatgtgttgTCATGTTGCTAGTCATGCATAAATATCTCAAGAAACAATTAACTTCAACGAATATTAACAACATTTGCCAGTACAAGGTAACCGACACAATAGGGTCGATAACCAAGCGAATCAACCACTAAATCGCCCTAATCAAGCACACAATGAATTGCCCCGCTACTAATAATGATTACCGAACATATTACATGAAAAATAACTAGGAAATGGTTGATTAACTTGAACGAATATTAACAACATTTGCCTGTATAAGGTAAACAATGCAATAGGAtcgataaccgagcgaatcaaccACTAAATCTTCCTAATCAACCACACAACGAACTGCTGCCCTACTAATACCGATTACCAAACATATTACACAAAAAAATCACTACTAAATGGTCAATAACCGAGCGCATCAAGCACTACATCGTCAGAATCGATCGCACAATTACCTACCGCCCACCTCACCACGATTAACGATCGAATAACACGAGAAATCACAGGGAAAGCTCAATTACCGAACATGATTCATCGATAATCGCTCTACGCCAGGGAGCCCGCGCTGCTCTTTGAAGTCGGACGGTAACCACTGCGATGCGGTCGGTTACCGCACCTATCCACTCGAGAATCGCCGCTCGGTCGTCGGAGTGTCGCGGATTTGGCTGGCCGGGCGATGAAGGTGCTATTTTGGCTGTGGAGAGAAGCGTGGGGAAATTTCTCTGTGCACAGAGCTGACCAGAATGCCGAGGAACCTTATCCCTTCCAGCTGTGCCGAAATGGGCCAATTTTACTGTGCATTCGACCTGTTTCGCTCTTTACAGCTTCTCAGCCCGTTTAACCGACCACCCCACTTTGATCACCTATTTGGTGATGCAAACAACatgtttttaaaaattatttgcacAGGTACTCTTAgaattacctctagttttttatggaatttgtttatgaattttttgagttttttcaaaattaatttgaattttttgaattcaaattcggttactaGTCACATTACAAAACCGAGCCGAATCGAGAGGGTCGGTTACAATGCATTTCAAGCGGTAACCGACGCATTTTTCAACCCTACTCATGGGCGCACCTAACACTAAAAATGAAAAAGGATCAAACTAGTAAGAACACAAtataatgataatatatgtaatGCTTAAGCACTAAATAATGATTAACATGTTATGTATATATGAAATGCACTCATCCAAGCTCTTCTTTGACTTCCATGTGGGTTAACTTAGTTCCCCCTCCAAGAATATAAAATGATACAACAATATAAGTTAAATAAATGAACATCTCTAATAGTAGTAATTACATGGTGGAATAATAATATGTTTAATGtttaagttggttcatattgaaGCGGGGGAAAACAAGTGTTTGTTTGCATGTTTCTACTAAGATATTCggaaatttctaaaatcttgATACGAAGTCGAATGGAAAAAATGTTAATACAAAAATTAAAGCTCTCGATGATATTCACAATTTTGTATGTGTtagaattttcatttaaagtcatttagatgcccaaataattaacACAAGTTTTGGACAACAAgagtcaaaagaaaaaaaaatatctcattGCTATCAGCAGTAAGTGATAGATGAGATAGTAAGGAGGCTTCGCATGAGGTGAGATGTTGCGGATTCAACTTCCATGAACTGCACACATATGTATTTCACACGAAAAACtatgtgacttgtgacttgcgaccgcGTGTGTGGGGTcgggtgcaaaaaaaattattggttTTTTTGCCCGTAAAACTAATTTTTTGAACcaactatcactatcagttaTGAAATGTTAGTTCAATAACCGACAGTAATACTGATTATAAACTGACACTATATCTGTTTCTACAGTAGTGAATAACACAAGCATGTAAATGTGTACATAACTTGTACACTGAAAATCTGAGAATAATAACTTGTTACAGTGAAAGCGTTGAGGTGATGAACGTGATGGACTTCTTTATCTTTCTCTCAAAATACCCCAGATATTGCAACAACAACATTATTGATGATGATCATGGAAGGGTATATCAGAGGGATTTATTTATAGCCAGCTTGGCAAGGAATCGCTCTTTAGCATATATATAGGTGTCGTTATTTGTCGTCCAAGCAAGTTGGTCAGATAAAACCGATTATGGGTAAACTAGAACAATTTAATCTAGAAAAACATAGAAGAATCTAAATAAATCTAAAATTACTCCTAAAAATGACAGGTAATCCACCACTCCACTCTGGCAAAGAGAGGAGATGGACCGACCGTGAAAACATGGAAATGAGTAACTCCTCCATCACCGTCACTTTTCCATTTGGCAATACCTAGATGACAAAACTTATGGTTCAGTCGCGCGCCACTTGAATCACACAACGCAAGTCGTGGGCCCCACAATTTTTTAATTCCCTGCATGATAACTGCTTCGCACTctttagaccatctccaacaataTTCCATTTATTTCGTTCTCTTTTCGATTCTCTTTctcgttctcattctctttattttctctcatctccaacagcttccatTCGAGAGGAATCACGAAAGGAAAGTAAAGAAAATCCCATTATGAAAGGAATAATCTTGAGAATCTCTttgtgacgggaaccgtgaaaataaaccgttggagcgttgaagggaacgaaaatctcttcacgacgaGAATTTAAACAGTAAAGAGAAATTGACCATGATCTTATCACGCGTTCTCGCCCTCTCTCTGTGTATCGCTCCAAGCCCTCTCACCATGGTTCAATCTCCTCGCTCCCCCTTCTGGATCTGCATTGGAAGTCGGTGAGGGCGCCACCGTCGAAAGTTGGTGATCGCCAAATGCATCCCTGTGCTCTgtcaacctccctccctcctgcTTTATCTCTCCTTGTCTCTCTCACATAAGACCGGTCGCCGGCGGAGGGATGGGGTGTGGAGGCCAAGAACATCGCCGCCAAGTAGCAGCCGGCTACCGCATCACCGCTGTCCCTGTTGTGTATTGCCTTAATTTTCGTTTACCCATTTTGTCGAGGTGAAAGTTTTAGCACAATTTTCCTGGCAGACTTTTTTTGGAAGAAAGCTTTGATTGAAACTTCTAGTAAGAAGCTTGGGTGAAATTTTTAGCTCAATTTTTTCTTGTGAATTTGTGTCACCACCACTGGCGAAGGAATCGGGTAATCTGATGTGATAGAATTTGTTTTTTCTATCTCCTCTCTTTCTTCCGATCTCAATTTTTTCCGAAGTTTTGAGGCTatctttttagcaatacttttttgtgaatttttctaAGAATTTTCTTGTCTCAGTCTGTTAAAAGGGGAAGGGGTTTGGCGTCGCTTGCTGAAAAGGTTAACAAGGGGATGATTTGGGTTGTCGTTTTGCTCTAGAACTTAGCTTGAAAGGGTTGTCGGAGCGTGCACGAGGGGGCTGCTCGTGCTCGCCCTAATTAGCAGCCCCCTGAAGACTGGCCAGACACAAACATAATTAACAGCGCCATTTTATGCCAAAATTGGGGCCGAATAAGTCAGAACATCTGATGCCCTCTTTGGCCCAGGACTAACTACAAGATAACTGGGCTATGAGTGTGACAGCCCATCAGAAAATCAGCCTAAAGCATTCAGTAGCTGTGCTgatttttgtaaaataaaattttattaactctcatcatTACGAAAACCGATATAACCCTATAAGAGTTTCAACCTCAGCAAACATGCTGATGTGCATCCCTCTACATGTCTGGCTAACCGGGTTGCGCGACGGCCAGGTCGTGCGCCGAAAGGGAGCCAGTGTGGTTGGGGTCGAGTTTGTCAAACTGATCCAGGAACTCGGCAATGTCCTCTTGGTTGATCTTCCCCAGCTCCTTGAGTTTGTACAGTACGAATTCTGTAGCGATGACCCTATGGTCGCCGTCGAGGTCCGCCGCCTCGAGGTCCATGCTGGTAGTCGGCCGGGTGAGCACCCACCGTGCCAGTGCTCTCTGCCGCCTCTCCGCGCCCAGTTCCGCCGCGTACAGGAAGAAGAGCGCCACCACCACCGTGCTCACCGTGATCCACACCGCCGCGAACGCACGCCCGCCCGACGACGAGAAGCTACGATCGCCGTACCCAAGCGTCGTCACCGTGGCGCACACGCAGTAGAAGGCGTCCACGGGGCGCATCCCTTCTGCCATTACCAGGAACGCCGTCCCAGACGCAAGGAGTGCGGCCACGAGCGCGGCGGAGGTGTAGAGCTTGTACCGGACCTTGTTCGCCTCCATGTCACGCCGCGCCTCGCGGTCGTCAGCGTGGTGGAGGTGGATCGCGCGGTAGAGTAGCGCTTCCTGCTTCTCGACGATGTAGTCCGCAGCTTTGCTGAGGAAGGCGCCGACGAGGGCCACGCCGGCGAAGGCGAAAGCGCACGCGAGGAGCTTGGCGGCGTCGCTGTCCGGGACTAGGTCGCCGTAGCCGACGGTCGTCATGGTGACCACGCAGAAGTAGAGCGCGTCCAGCGCGCGGCTCGTTGTGTGGTCACCTGAAATGTTGTCCATAGCGAGGTAGAAAGCGGTGGTCCCGGCGAGCAGGTAGGCGAGCATGAGGATGCCGACGAGCTGGAAGCTGGGTCGCGCGCAGGTCAGCAGCTCTTTCGGCGGCACGAATGGAGAGGCGGCGCTCGCGCCTTGATGCCTTATATTCTGGCTGTGGGGAGGGGATTCTTGCACGGCGTCGGACAAAGGCGCCGTCCTGCAGCGCCGGAACCTCCTCGCCCCTCCCGGCGGAGGCTTCTTTTGATGACCCTGGTCGTGTAATAGGGGTTGCTTGACGCCATTCTCCACCATTTGCTTCTGGAATTCACTGCTGGAAAgagtgtgggggggggggggggcgagcagAGGAGATGAGATGAAGAATTTACCTGAAATTTGAGAGTTTCAGCAGCAACGTATAACCTCTCTCAttatctctcactctctcagCCACAGAAGAGCGTGAGGTGTTGCAATTGCGAGGTGGACATGTAGGAATGTGGTTGCTCGGGGAACCTCTCCACGGCTCGACCTGTTCTACTACCTGTCACAGTCCAGCATTGTTGGCTTCTAGCTAGATCAAAACAATCACGCGAACTCGAGAAATAATGAAAACCACAATGGATTTTTGTTCAAAGGCACAACTTTTGGCAACGCTGATTATATATACAGATATCAAAGCCACGAGGAGTCAAACGTGGACACTCCTTGACCTTCTCTCCAATTTAAGGTTCCTACAAAGATGGAGAGACCTCATATTAATTCTTCTTGTGACCTCTACGTCGAGAATAGTTCTCAATGGGACTCCTCCTTGACCTTCTCTCCAATTTAGGGTTCCCACAAAGATAGAGAGTCCTCATATTAATTCTTCTCGTGACCTCTACGTTGAGAATAGTCCTCAACGGGATCCCCAGTGAGCCAATCACGTATGGGAAGGGACTTAGACAAGATGACCCTTTATCTCTCCCATGCTATTCACTTTGGCCATCAACCCTCTCCAGCGGCTGCTAGCCTTGGCCAGTCAAAGCGGACTCCTTAACCGGCTTGGCGGTGGCTTCAACACTAAAAAGATGCAGGTGCCAATGTACGTCGACGACACGGTGGTTTTCATAGCACCTTCTGCTCAAGAAGTAGCAATGCTTGCCAGCATTCGTAAGTCCTTTGGCAAGGCTATGGGGCTAGAGACAAACTTTGCCAAGATATCGGTTACTCCTATCCAATGTGTTGACATAGATCTGCCTATGATCCTCTAGAAATTGTCGGTGGTCCTCTCCAACCTTCCAGTCACTTACCTCGGCCTCCTGCTTACTCCTAGCAGCCTGAAAGCATCCAACTTGCAATCAACGGTGGATAAAGTGATTGGAAAGATGTATTCTTGGAAGGGAAAGAACATGGCACCTTCTAGCCGACTGGCCCTTGTGAAAGCCATGATGACCTCCTAGCCCAATCACTTCTTGTCGACCATCAAAACCTCTAGCTCAATCTTGCTGCAGATAAGGAGGCAATTCCTTTGGATGGGCTACAAACCAATTAGGGGTGGCAATTGCAAAGTGATTTGGAGGAGAGTATGTAGGCCAAAGAGGCTAGGTGGCCTTGGTGTCCTTCACCTCGATTTTTTTGGCCGAGCGCTCAGACAACAATGGCTCTGACAGGAATGGACAACGACCCAGAAAGCTTGGGTTGGTGCAGAGATTCCATGTGATAGCACAGATTGGCTGCTCTTCGCGACTACAACCTCAAGCTCCATTGGGTGCAACGAGAAAATCTCCTTCTCGCACTCATCTTGGGCACAATGCCTCAGGCCCAAAGACCATGCGCaaccattttttttccatttctaGGGCTAGGCAACACTCCCTTTAGGAGACGATTTTTTTCAAAGACCATGGATTCCTATCATGGCCACCCTTCAACACGCTTCATAGGACCACATCGCACAATTCATTTAGCTATCGGACATGACTAGAGCAGTAAACTTACAGCCAGACCTCCCCGACTCCATAACATGGAAATACTCGACTAGGGGACTTACTCTACAAGGTCAGCGTACACACTAATGTTCAAGGGCTCACCCCAAGTTGATCTAGAAGGCATGAGCGCAACCTAAGTGCAAATTCTTCACCTGATTGGCCGTACAAAATAAGCTTTGTACGGTGGATCACCTCACTCGTAGGGGATGGCACGGCAACCCTCTTTGCCCCCTTTGTAAGCACTTGAATGAGACTTGTCTGCACCTTACTGCGGAATGCTCCTTCACCAAAAAAAGTTTGGTGAAGACTAGGCATACAACTAAATCAGCAACCCATCCCCCCGAAACATGTCTCCAAAGCTTCTCAGTTCTCAACTGGTTGGATTCTCTAGCTCATTGTATCCCTTCATCAAGGAAATCCCTAAAATCTCTCTCATGCTAGTCACCTGGTAAATCCGGAAAGAATGGAACATACACATCTTCGACCACAGAGAGTAGTCGGCGGCCCAAATAGCTCATTGTATCCATTGGgcttttttttactcttttaaTATAACAGGCAGCTCTCCTGCTGGttatgttttaaaaaaacttgGACACTAAGGTGGTGTTTGGTTAGGGAATGTAAATGGAAATGCAAACATAATAAAGCAAAAGAGTGAATcatacaaaactacaagtattatgctatttgtaacataaaactacaagtattatgtatagtaacacaaaattacaagtattatgcactaatttcacataaaacctgattttaattagattaaaaaaaatggtcttatgtttctcaaaaaaatcctaaaactttctgtacgtgttccataatccatgtgcaatctattttaattggattaacCCAAAAAGcgtgtgtagaatttaaactaaaattctctaaaagactacttttataactcttaacaattgttagggccttaaataaaatcccaaaaatatgaaaaaattcactaatatttttcttatatgatggactaatttataactatttacagccctaggttatatgatgaaaaataagttcttttgtaattctccatttatatgctccatttatatacttacaaaagaactcattttttcattaTATAActtagggatgaaaataattttagaaattatttcatcatgtaagaaaaatattaataaaactttccatatttttgaattttatttgaggttctaacaattgttaggagttataaaagtaaccttttttgaagaattttagtttaaattctacatcgtttttttaggtgaattcaattaaatgagttgcacatgaattatggaacacgtaaaaaagtTATAGGATTTTTAAGACATATAAGACCACTTTTTAGGTGAATTAAAATAAAATcgggttttgtgtgaaattagtgcacaatacttgtagttttgtgttattaatataatacttgtagttttatgttagtAGATATAATGCCTATAATTTTATGTTATAAATAgtataatacttatagttttatataaATCACTTAAAAAAACACTGGTAATGTAAACGATGTAACCAAATACCGACATTGTTTGATTCACTCGCGTAATGAAATCAGAATAAAGGGAGAGACGACACATCTGGGGAGCAGGGAGCTCCCTGGCCGATGCCACAAGAGCACGAGGGATCCTTGCAAGATACCTGTGATCCTTGCTGACGTAGACGGAGGTGATTGATCGGAGCGCAGCTTGCACATGTTCTCTTGAAGTAGCTGTTCATCCCCCTTCAACGGCGTCGCCAGACGCGGCCTAAAGGGTATGGGAGATTTGCGTGGGAGACGATAACTGTGTCagagattttctttttctagacTATTctcaactatattttttttatttcgtttttCTCTGATCCACTTCTCCgtttatatttcttttattttctctcatctccaacagcttctccTTGAGAGGAATTacgaaagaaaaggagaaaaaatctCGTTCTGGAGGGAATGACCTTGAAAATCTCTTCGTGATGGAAACCGTGAAGAAAAACTGTTGAAATGCTAAAAGAAATGATAATCACTTCACGACAAGAATTTCGTTCCCGAAAGAAAGCCGTTGAGAATGGTCTTACTTTGAGTTCTCTCCCTACCCTCACCAGTCAACAGAAATGTGATGTGCCAATTGCATTGCGCGTGCTTCCAATCAGTGCAGGGGCTGAATGGAAGCCTAGACCTAGCACAGTCCAAAGTCCTTCAGTTTCAGGCTCCAAAAGATTTAAGGCGATTCTACCTCACACTAGCCTCTCACAGTCTAAATTAACAAATGAAAGGTCGTAGGGCATCTCTCAAATGTATGGAGCCAATGAGGAGTCCCATACTCCCATCTGGACTTCTTTTCCTTATTAACTAGACCCAATGTTTAAGACTTACGCAAAAGGCGAGAACTGACTGTTAAAAGTATTATATCTGTGTGTCTGTTTATAGGGATTCTCTTGTTGTATATTATAGACCATTTATAAACTTTTGTGCATATAGAAAAAGAGGACGtgttataaaaaaatagttttatgttCATATGTGGCACTTACACTTATATAGGAGCTGTGTACACTCATAGTTATTATAAGATATAACATggatcctccacttaccatgtGGCTCAGACACTATTTCAATTAATGTGTGTACTCCACATCAGATCAGCCACAGTGTGTCAAAAAACCGATGGTTGAATAAAGAGAGAAGTTTATGACATTGATGCCACCCACTGCAGCTATCGATGCCTGGGAAAAAATGTAGCACCGGCGCAGCTTGTTGCTTCCATCCTGGTGAATAAAGAAGAGAAGAGCGATGCCGAAGTTGTTGATTTGGGGCCatatttgtttgattttggGGCTGAGCTGGATCGATATATTTGTGCTGGATTGGGAGGATATGTTGCTGGATTGA from the Phragmites australis chromosome 19, lpPhrAust1.1, whole genome shotgun sequence genome contains:
- the LOC133900499 gene encoding two pore potassium channel b-like, with protein sequence MVENGVKQPLLHDQGHQKKPPPGGARRFRRCRTAPLSDAVQESPPHSQNIRHQGASAASPFVPPKELLTCARPSFQLVGILMLAYLLAGTTAFYLAMDNISGDHTTSRALDALYFCVVTMTTVGYGDLVPDSDAAKLLACAFAFAGVALVGAFLSKAADYIVEKQEALLYRAIHLHHADDREARRDMEANKVRYKLYTSAALVAALLASGTAFLVMAEGMRPVDAFYCVCATVTTLGYGDRSFSSSGGRAFAAVWITVSTVVVALFFLYAAELGAERRQRALARWVLTRPTTSMDLEAADLDGDHRVIATEFVLYKLKELGKINQEDIAEFLDQFDKLDPNHTGSLSAHDLAVAQPG